A stretch of Paracoccus sp. N5 DNA encodes these proteins:
- a CDS encoding DUF6446 family protein, whose protein sequence is MSGKIIAIFFALLVLVAGAGMYYLQVYYYYREVTDPPQSIALAGGPVLPVRDYRGIYSVSSPLADRACFTTDPAAATGAQVYATPTPLIPPRWFGCFDPAALTEDLAAGRATAYLAQHDVAPKIDNVIAVYPDGRAYAWRQLNEEAEEKRTID, encoded by the coding sequence GTGAGCGGCAAGATCATCGCGATCTTCTTCGCCCTGCTGGTGCTGGTCGCCGGCGCCGGCATGTATTACCTGCAGGTCTATTACTATTACCGCGAAGTGACCGACCCGCCGCAAAGCATCGCGCTGGCCGGCGGGCCGGTGCTGCCGGTCCGCGACTATCGCGGCATCTATTCGGTCAGCTCGCCGCTCGCCGACCGCGCCTGCTTCACCACCGACCCGGCGGCGGCGACTGGCGCGCAGGTCTATGCCACGCCGACGCCGCTGATCCCGCCGCGCTGGTTTGGCTGCTTCGACCCGGCCGCGCTGACCGAGGATCTGGCCGCTGGCCGCGCCACCGCCTATCTGGCGCAGCACGACGTGGCGCCCAAGATCGACAATGTCATCGCCGTCTACCCCGACGGGCGCGCCTATGCATGGCGCCAGCTGAACGAAGAAGCCGAAGAGAAAAGGACCATCGACTGA